A single Candidatus Hydrogenedentota bacterium DNA region contains:
- a CDS encoding DUF6067 family protein — protein sequence MLTTLLFAAASAAWAGENDELAVWAREVSATNVDKARTDLPFPECLDVENALGAPDGKTARIILHNGWNDWAELTLDLQHEVPWGELVFVYRQEGPGAGKTTSIETADADGNFRLLSRVELSPELKEYVFSIDRPTRYVRIRGYAGGGVPTDSVWFIDAVGVRTGRAALQRTQELEARAESLSALLEQARTALPEEHAAAATGARARLQEVFAAIRGLDSMTVDALPQAVQKLGHDLDILDAAVLRLSAARHFAPSNEGRAPEYIASWAPSMAKLRPNSPLRASQLVFDGAVALARHEYEGVQLVVMAGDSALENATVTMTPLTHAESGHVIESGHVQVENVRFVQVNNEPWPDPIVPMNALDVPAGAQQSLWIRIHAPEDAPAGQYKTIVTIAPQNAHALEMPLSVRVYDFTLPVRAHTKHIIGCGGGGINAVLLSHRTPTGGGPCAGSFAEPRYLLRADDSMAMDFAEYDQAMAQAFSMGLTVFGLPLSAGDGSGLIPGRLHRTFHDEAKNEDADVSLNPLDGPEAKARMLEWLRLFCEHLKEKGWFDRAFFYLWDEPAIEYSEQLVAIGRVVREAVPGLKIMCVSFEPLESWHEVVDIYCPPVQWYARENIGARLEELRSLGKEMWWYNCGDSAPLPTYSIPQAAACARMSFLLMWKYGVTGNLYWATGANNGLGEAIKENPGGDGRGDGQLVYQLEGAGVVPSLRLEMIRDGVEDYEYLAILNERVTAAKARGEDVAAFEPLLTLPEELAQSMDTYAHSPATFEHWRNAIAQAIETLPES from the coding sequence GCCCGCACGGATCTGCCGTTCCCTGAGTGCCTGGACGTCGAAAACGCCCTGGGCGCGCCCGACGGAAAAACCGCGCGCATCATTCTCCATAACGGGTGGAACGACTGGGCCGAACTGACGCTCGACCTGCAACACGAAGTCCCGTGGGGCGAACTCGTCTTCGTCTACCGCCAGGAAGGGCCAGGAGCAGGCAAGACCACGTCCATCGAAACTGCGGACGCGGACGGGAATTTCCGGCTGCTCAGCCGCGTCGAGTTGTCGCCGGAACTGAAAGAGTACGTTTTCAGCATCGATCGTCCCACCCGGTACGTGCGTATTCGGGGCTATGCGGGGGGCGGCGTGCCCACCGATTCCGTGTGGTTTATCGACGCGGTGGGTGTGCGTACCGGCCGGGCGGCACTGCAGCGAACCCAGGAACTCGAAGCGCGCGCCGAATCGCTGTCCGCATTACTCGAACAGGCCCGGACAGCGCTTCCAGAAGAGCACGCGGCCGCCGCAACCGGCGCCCGGGCGCGCTTGCAGGAAGTGTTCGCGGCAATTCGCGGTCTCGACAGCATGACGGTCGACGCGCTCCCGCAAGCTGTACAGAAGTTGGGACATGACCTGGACATTCTGGACGCCGCCGTGCTCCGCTTGAGCGCGGCGCGCCATTTCGCGCCGTCAAATGAGGGGCGTGCTCCGGAATACATCGCGAGCTGGGCGCCGTCCATGGCGAAGCTCCGGCCCAACTCCCCCCTTCGCGCATCCCAACTGGTTTTCGACGGTGCGGTGGCTCTTGCTCGACACGAATACGAGGGTGTCCAGCTTGTCGTGATGGCGGGCGACAGCGCCCTCGAAAACGCAACCGTAACCATGACCCCGCTTACGCACGCGGAGTCCGGTCACGTTATCGAGTCCGGGCATGTGCAGGTCGAGAACGTGCGGTTCGTGCAGGTGAACAACGAACCCTGGCCCGATCCCATCGTGCCCATGAACGCGCTTGACGTGCCGGCCGGCGCGCAACAGTCCCTGTGGATACGAATTCACGCGCCGGAAGACGCGCCTGCCGGGCAATACAAGACCATCGTGACCATCGCGCCGCAAAACGCCCATGCTCTCGAAATGCCGCTGTCGGTGCGCGTCTACGATTTCACTTTGCCTGTTCGGGCGCACACGAAACACATCATCGGATGCGGGGGCGGAGGCATCAACGCGGTCCTTCTGTCGCACCGCACGCCGACCGGCGGCGGGCCCTGTGCCGGGTCCTTCGCGGAACCGCGCTATCTGCTTCGTGCGGACGACTCCATGGCCATGGATTTCGCCGAATACGACCAGGCGATGGCACAAGCGTTTTCAATGGGACTCACGGTATTCGGGCTGCCCCTATCGGCCGGGGACGGCAGCGGACTGATTCCCGGGCGCCTGCACCGGACGTTTCACGACGAGGCAAAGAACGAGGATGCCGACGTCTCTCTCAATCCCTTGGACGGTCCCGAAGCAAAGGCTCGGATGCTCGAATGGCTGCGCCTGTTCTGCGAGCATTTGAAGGAAAAGGGATGGTTCGACAGGGCCTTTTTCTACTTATGGGATGAACCGGCTATCGAGTACAGCGAACAGCTTGTAGCGATCGGCCGCGTAGTGCGTGAGGCCGTGCCCGGTCTCAAGATCATGTGCGTGTCCTTCGAGCCGCTCGAATCGTGGCACGAAGTGGTGGATATCTATTGCCCGCCGGTGCAGTGGTATGCTCGCGAAAACATCGGCGCGCGGCTCGAGGAACTCCGTTCGCTTGGCAAAGAGATGTGGTGGTACAACTGTGGCGATTCCGCTCCGCTTCCCACCTATTCCATCCCCCAGGCAGCCGCCTGCGCCCGCATGTCGTTCCTGCTCATGTGGAAATACGGCGTCACCGGCAACCTGTATTGGGCTACCGGCGCCAACAACGGGCTCGGCGAAGCAATCAAGGAAAACCCCGGAGGCGATGGGCGCGGCGACGGACAACTCGTCTACCAGCTCGAGGGCGCGGGCGTCGTCCCCAGCCTGCGTCTCGAAATGATCCGGGACGGCGTCGAGGACTACGAATACCTCGCGATCCTCAACGAGCGCGTGACGGCGGCCAAAGCGCGCGGGGAAGATGTCGCGGCGTTCGAGCCGCTGCTCACGCTGCCGGAGGAGCTTGCGCAATCAATGGACACCTATGCGCACAGCCCCGCGACATTTGAGCACTGGCGCAACGCCATCGCCCAAGCCATCGAAACCCTCCCCGAATCATAA